A region from the Actinoplanes sp. OR16 genome encodes:
- a CDS encoding TipAS antibiotic-recognition domain-containing protein: MSISTIAAEDADRCRRALTDEQAASLAATAGWAHVDKDQVHRDWHDLYGEIAAAITAGAQPSAEAVQELIVRHHAVVSRFYIPSMDAYLGMALLYAEDEGMRTWHTSYHPEMVEFLGTAMRHYTDIRR; this comes from the coding sequence ATGAGTATCTCCACGATCGCCGCCGAGGACGCCGACCGCTGCCGCCGTGCGCTCACCGACGAGCAGGCCGCCAGCCTCGCCGCGACAGCCGGTTGGGCGCATGTCGACAAGGACCAGGTCCACCGCGACTGGCACGACCTGTACGGCGAGATCGCCGCCGCCATCACCGCCGGCGCCCAGCCGAGCGCCGAGGCGGTGCAGGAGCTGATCGTCCGGCATCACGCCGTCGTCAGCCGGTTCTACATCCCGAGCATGGACGCCTACCTCGGGATGGCCCTGCTCTACGCCGAGGACGAGGGCATGCGCACCTGGCACACGTCATACCATCCGGAGATGGTCGAGTTCCTCGGTACGGCGATGCGGCACTACACCGACATTCGCCGCTGA
- a CDS encoding metallophosphoesterase has product MDRIALISDVHGNLTALEAVLADIDARGITRIVNLGDYVGKGPRGREVIDVCRERCEVNILGNWDDFLPDPARVIDSEGLAWWLAQLGEGQGEWLRSRPFSHDLLISGRWLRLFHASPVSVHHRVRFDHDEQQFLGMFANTPATGDGPAPTVVGYGDTHDPFYEVAGRGLTLFNTGSVGNAMDDPTPVYVIVEGVLDALEPAPFGVQFVRVPYDAEAEIAVAEAMGMPELDGYVAELRHGVYRGAVNGPRYHRAESRGARKVIR; this is encoded by the coding sequence GTGGACCGCATCGCTCTCATCTCCGACGTGCACGGCAACCTCACCGCCCTCGAAGCCGTCCTCGCCGACATCGACGCCCGTGGCATCACCCGGATCGTCAACCTCGGCGACTACGTCGGGAAAGGACCCCGCGGCCGCGAGGTGATCGACGTCTGCCGGGAGCGGTGCGAGGTCAACATCCTCGGCAACTGGGACGACTTCCTCCCCGACCCGGCCCGGGTCATCGACAGCGAAGGCCTGGCCTGGTGGCTGGCGCAGCTCGGCGAGGGCCAGGGAGAGTGGCTGCGCTCCCGGCCGTTCAGCCACGATCTGCTGATCAGCGGCCGGTGGCTGCGGCTCTTCCACGCCTCGCCGGTCAGCGTGCACCACCGGGTCCGGTTCGACCACGACGAGCAGCAGTTCCTGGGCATGTTCGCGAACACGCCGGCGACCGGGGACGGGCCGGCGCCGACCGTCGTCGGATACGGCGACACCCACGATCCGTTCTACGAGGTGGCCGGTCGCGGACTCACCCTGTTCAACACCGGCAGCGTCGGCAACGCGATGGACGACCCCACCCCGGTCTACGTGATCGTCGAAGGCGTTCTCGACGCGCTCGAACCAGCGCCGTTCGGGGTGCAGTTCGTGCGGGTGCCGTACGACGCCGAGGCGGAGATCGCGGTCGCCGAGGCGATGGGGATGCCGGAGCTGGACGGCTATGTCGCGGAACTGCGGCACGGCGTCTATCGGGGTGCGGTGAACGGGCCGCGGTATCACCGGGCGGAATCGCGCGGGGCTCGTAAGGTCATCCGGTGA